CCTACTTCCAGGAGAGAACCTACCCGTCCGCGTATCTCAGCATAACCCTCTGTCGGTTCTGTGATAGAGGAGAGAATTTTGAGCAGAGTAGTTTTTCCCGCTCCGTTGGCACCGATAATTCCTAGGACTTCACCTTGCTTAACCTGGAATGAAACGTTTTTCAGAGCCCATATGGTTTCGTTCAGTGTGGCAGCTCCGTAGGCCTCACCACGCAACAACTTCGCCACTTTCTGGAATGGTGCTTTTATTCCGCTGGCCAGACTGTCTCGAAGCGTCTTGTACGATGCCTGGGGCGAACCGATGCGATATTGCTTCGAGATATTTTCAACTTGGATGGCGATGTCAGTCATGGTCTAAAATCAAACGTCGAAAGTAAAATGTCTCATTTCTCTTTCACGTGTTTGATTATGATGTAGAATCCTCTCATACTACGTCGGCAAATGTCCTCTCCATTCGTCTGAAATAGAAGACCCCACCAACCAGAATTCCTACTGCCATCAAAGTCGACACAACGATTATGGGGCCGGGAGCCGTTTCAGTCCCCAACAGTGCCCATCGGAATCCTTCCACGACTCCTACCATGGGGTTGATCCCATAGATCGTCCGCCACTGTTCAGATAGCAGGCTGCTGGGATAGGCAATGGGAGTCGCAAAGAGCCAGAACTGGGTCAGAAAGGGAATCACATAACGCACATCCCGGAACTGGACGTTCATGGCCGAAAGCCACAGGCCCACTCCAAGAGCTGTAATGAAGGAAAGGATCAAGAAAAACGGTAACCATACAACATGTATCGTGGGAACAATCCCATAAAACAACATCATGCCCAGAAGAACTAGGAAGGCAAGAACGAAATCTACCGCACCCGATAGAACGGCAGAAATAGGAATCACAAGACGGGGAAAGTACACCTTTTTGATCAGGTTTGCGCTTCCCACCAAACTGTTGGCAGACTGGCCCAACCCGTTGGCGAAAAAGGCCCAGGGAACGAGAGCAGCGTAACTGAAGATCGGGTAAGGAAGGCCATCGGAAGGAACTTTAGCCAGCTTCCCGAAGAAGAGACTGAAGACCACCATCGTGAAGAACGGCTGAATGATAGCCCAGGCTGCTCCCAAAACGGTCTGCTTATAGCGTACCTTGATATCCCTCCAGGTCAGAAAATACAGTAATTCCCGGTATTCCCATAATTCGTGAAGCTTTAGGGCATTCCAGCCGCTCGAAGGCCTGATGACTTTTAAACCCGCTTCACTCCTCAATGCTAAATCCTGATTCAATGGTCCATTTCTCCCTCTTCGGCCACGTCCACCTTTTCCTTCCTAGCTAGCACCTGCTGTTCAATCCACCCATACATTTTCTCCAAACCCTCAAACAGGGAAAGGCCTGGCTCCCATCCAAGTTTTGCCTTAATGAGACGGTTGTCAGAAGTTCGACCCCTGACGCCCAAGGGGCCGGAAATATGTTCCACAGTAAGCCTCTTTCCGGCAATCTCCATAACCATTCTTCCCAACTGATTGATGGTGACCATCTCCTCAGATCCAATGTTCACGGGACCAGGAAAATCCGACTGCACAAGCATCCTTATCGCGTCGATGCAATCATCAATATACAGGAACGATCTCGTCTGTTCACCGTCACCCCACATCTCAATTTTACCACCATCCTGCGCCTCAGAAACTTTTCGACAAAACGCTGCCGGAGCCTTTTCCCTGCCCCCATTCCAGGTTCCTAATGGTCCAAATACATTATGCAACCGGGCGACATGAACTTCCATGCCATAATTTTTTTGAAATGCAAAATAGAGGTGCTCACTGAACAGTTTCTCCCAGCCATATTCACTGTCAGGCATAGCCGGATAGGCCGAGTCCTCAGATAGGTTGGGGTTCTCCGGATCCCGCTGGTTGTACTCAGGGTACATGCAGGCTGAAGAGGAATAAAAGATCCTTTTGACGTTTGCCCGATAGCAGGCCTCCACCATGTTCAGATTAATGAGCGCCGAATTATGCATGACGTCAGCGTCATTCTCACCGGTGAAAATGAAACCTGCACCACCCATGTCTGCTGCTAGCTGGTAGACTTCATCAAATGGCCGATCAACAACCTTTTTACAGATCACAGAGTCTCTCAAGTCCCCAATCACAAAATCGTCTGCATCTGTTTCGCTGAATTGCGGGAACTTCAAGTCGACACCCCGAACCCAGTAGTCCTCGCTTTTCAGCCGAACCGCCAAATGTGTTCCGATGAATCCTCCAGCTCCACAAACTAGTGCTGTCAACTTAGACACAGTCAACCTCACAGCAAGTATGAGTCATGATCCAAATTTTCGGATCGAATATGAGTATCTCAAGAAATTTTATTCAGAAGCTGGGGAATTCGGATAGAATGAAGTGTGTCTGGATGAGGTGGACTACCCTATACTGCCGATCTGACTATCTTCCTGATCCTCCGGACAGTATTGCCTAACCTAGACCTGGGTTCCCGTTTATCTTTATCGGAATAGTAGTAGTGATAATAGTTGTAGTACGACTTGTAGAACGCTTTGCGAGTGACCGCGTTCAGGATCACTCCGCCCAATGGAGCCGAGATTTGATTCAACGTCCGAAGTGACTGAATAAGAGCACCTTTGTCCGTCTCGCCGGACCTGACGGCGAGACAGATGGAATCAATCTCTTTGCATATGATCCCAGCATCTGTGACTGCGCCGATCGGGGGTGAATCAAAAAGAACCATGTCCCACTTTTTCTCGAGTTTTGCCACAAGGTGACTCATCCTCTCTGAACCCAACAGCTCCGACGGATTGGGGGGAATGGGACCGGAGGGAACGAAACTCAGGTTTTCGAATTCAGTTTCAAGGACCATTGAGTCGAATTTCTGATCACTACCTGACAGGTACTGGGTTAGACCGGATTCCCTTGAAACTCCGAAAAATCGATGAAGAGTTGGGCGCCGAAGATCACTGTCGATAAGAAGAGTCTTTAAACCCAGATTCGCGAAAGTGATGGCTAGATTGACTATTATTGTTGATTTTCCTTCTTGTGGGCCCGGACTGGTGAGGAGCATAGATCTGATTTTCGTGTCCGCCTTTGAATAGGCGATATTTGTCCGAATACCTCGAAACGCCTCCGAAACTGGAGACTTGGGATCTTCATGGGCAATGATTGGTCGCATCAACTTGGCCGATTCTCTATCACCGTTTCCTGCAGTCTCACTGTCTGAATTGCTGCTCTTTCTTCCATATTTTCCATTTTGGCTCTTACCTATTGCCGGGACGACTCCCCACACGCTCAGGCCATACCTCTCAATATCTTCCGGAGACTTAACTGTGTTATCGAGGTGTTCTCTCAGCAAGACAAGTCCAAATCCAAACGCTGTTCCGAGAACAAGGCCTAGGAGAAGATCTGCTTTAGTATTTGGGCCTACAGGGCCACCAAGAGGAATAGCTGTGTCAATTATTCGGACCTTTCCTGCCTCAGATGCTTCAGTAATTCTGGTTTCTTCCAATCTTGCTCTCATGAGACCATATGTCTGTTCAAGAACCGATCGATCCCGCTCAAGCCGGGCGAACTGCAACTGCTTGCTGGGAAGCTGCTCAAGCCGACTATTGTACAGTTCCACCAGTTTTCCAACTTCAGAAGTTCTTGCCTTCAGTCCTGCCAACTGGCCTTCGAGCTCCAGTAATCCAGTTATCAGTCCCTGACGATATTCGATGGGATCAGCTACAGACATCCGCTGGGCGATGAGTAAGCTTGTCTCTTCGTTGAGCCTTTTCTTCAGAGACTTGATTTTCCTGCGAGTCGTATTCACTGCCTCATGGTCTTCACCATACAGACTGGCATTTCTCACCAGTTCGGCCTCTCGTTCAGCGATTTCTGTCCTTAAAGCGAAAACCCGGGCGTTTATGGATCCCAACAGTTCTTTAGCAAGGACTTTTTCATGTTCAGAAAGTTGACCTTCAGTATAGGCTCTTTTCTGACGGACAATACTGACCTCTGCCAAATCTGAGTAGAATCGGGATTCAATTTGAGTGACCTGAGTCAGAAGGAGCGAGGCTTGAACATCAAGACCAAAAACGAGTTCCTTTTCCTCGTAATCCCGCAGAGCATCCTCCGCAAGAGCAAGCTCTTTTTCTTTTTTCCCCACTTGATCCACCAAGAAGTCTTTCATTTCAAGAGTCCGCTCCGAGGCGAATTCACGATCTTTCTGCTTGTATACATTTGCAACCGTATTGGCCAGCAATGCCGCTTCGTTGGGATCCTCACTCCTCATCCGAATCTTGAGAAGGTCGGTATACCTGAGATGCGAGACGGTCAGTCTACCTTTTACGGCGCCCGAGTATTGCTGAGCAATCTGCTCGGAAAACGGCTGATTGAATTGTTTGACAGCGATCTTGCCCACATCCCACCCTCCGAATGTGATGACGCTCTTGAACCAACGTTTAGGCTTTTCACTTCTTGTTACAAATTCTCGCGTCCCGAACAGGTAAAGATGATTCCTATGTTCGGAATTCCACAATTCTTCCACAACTGCCTCAGCCATTGACCTTGATTTGATCAATTCGATTTCATTGGTCATTCCCCACGAGTCGTCAAAGTCCCCCATACCGAAAACGCCTTGAGTCTGGTTCCGGTTTTCAATCATCACCACAGTAGCAGTCTCATAGACCGGGCGCTTCTTGGACGTCAAATAAGCAGAGACCGAAAGAAAGCACAGCGCGGAAACGATAATCCACCACTTTCCCGCTACCACAAGGCGAACATAGTCCCGCAAAGTCATCATCGGTTTTTCGACATATTGCGCGTTTTCCAACATTAAGTTACCTTCCTATCTTTGGTAGTTTAAGACTTGGTAGTAAAGGTTAATGATGCCCAATAAGACGCTAAACGTTCCTACTTGTCTAAACATGATGGAGCTTCCCTTTTCGGGGATTATGTAGGTGTCATTAGGCAGAATCCTCACAAAACCAGTCCTGTCACCAGTTTTCAGGAATTTTTCGAAGTCGATTGTGTAGGCCAGCTTCCCTCCTTCATCAGGAAACTCGCGAAACAACCTTATGTTACCGAGATTCGCCCCGCCTTTTGGGCCGCCGGTCACGGACAGAAGCGTTGACAGTTCGATCCCTTCAAAAACCAGATGGTGGCCTGGTTGAGTCACGTGACCCCACACGTTTACATACATCAGAATATTGCCTTCCTCGTCTGTCAGATATCTCCCCCTGAGAGATCCCAAGTTTTCACCAGTACCCGTCTCATCCAAATTGGGCTGAGACCCAACAGCTGGGGTCAGAACCAGAAGGAGCCAGGGTATCAGGGCTGAGAATAGAAACTTCATTTGTTGAGTTTCACATTGCTAGTTTGTCGGTGAATAAGACACGCTTGCATACCTAGTCGCCCATCCGGGATAAGATGATCAACGCCTTTCTCAGGGCGTCACGTTCTTCTTTCACCAGGCGCAACTCCCCGTTGAGCTTTTCCAACTCGGTTCCATTGGACCCAATTCGACCATTGCCATTGTCAGAATCCACCTCCGGCGCAAGTTCCCTCTTCCACCGCCACAACATGTTTGGGCTTAATCCCAGGTTGTTTGCAATCTCACCAAACGGTCTGCTACTGTTCGTGGCAAGATTGACCGCTTCAATCTTGAACTCTCTATCGTATCTTCTTCTCCTCTGGTCCATCGGAGTGATCCTCATGTATATGCTGTCAAGTTCTGTCTTGGATGACATGGCTTCGCCACGTCACTTACAGACTGAACTTTCTTTGAAGTGACGGGGTACGCGTTTGACCGGTTTTCCAACCCAAGCTTCAGCGCCGGGATCACAGCCAGCCCAAACGGAGTTGTTCCTCAGGCGGCTTCGCCCGATCCTGAAGTTTCTCCCTACTTTGAGACATTTCGGTCATTGCTGAAATACTTCGGCAAATGAATGTCGCAAAGCAGTAAGTCGGCCCAAATGCCTTAGCAGGAAAACCCGGCAAATCTAGTGTTAATTTCATCTGAATCATAATTCAAGCATTTACGCTAGTTTGATCTCTATCTTAATTTTGCTCATCAATTCGTAACAAGCTGTGATCTAAGACACAGGATAAGCCTGAACATAGGCGAATGTGATCGTCGGCAC
The Candidatus Neomarinimicrobiota bacterium genome window above contains:
- a CDS encoding ATP-binding cassette domain-containing protein; amino-acid sequence: MTDIAIQVENISKQYRIGSPQASYKTLRDSLASGIKAPFQKVAKLLRGEAYGAATLNETIWALKNVSFQVKQGEVLGIIGANGAGKTTLLKILSSITEPTEGYAEIRGRVGSLLEVG
- a CDS encoding NAD-dependent epimerase/dehydratase family protein, translating into MTALVCGAGGFIGTHLAVRLKSEDYWVRGVDLKFPQFSETDADDFVIGDLRDSVICKKVVDRPFDEVYQLAADMGGAGFIFTGENDADVMHNSALINLNMVEACYRANVKRIFYSSSACMYPEYNQRDPENPNLSEDSAYPAMPDSEYGWEKLFSEHLYFAFQKNYGMEVHVARLHNVFGPLGTWNGGREKAPAAFCRKVSEAQDGGKIEMWGDGEQTRSFLYIDDCIDAIRMLVQSDFPGPVNIGSEEMVTINQLGRMVMEIAGKRLTVEHISGPLGVRGRTSDNRLIKAKLGWEPGLSLFEGLEKMYGWIEQQVLARKEKVDVAEEGEMDH
- a CDS encoding transposase, producing the protein MSSKTELDSIYMRITPMDQRRRRYDREFKIEAVNLATNSSRPFGEIANNLGLSPNMLWRWKRELAPEVDSDNGNGRIGSNGTELEKLNGELRLVKEERDALRKALIILSRMGD
- a CDS encoding ABC transporter permease — protein: MNQDLALRSEAGLKVIRPSSGWNALKLHELWEYRELLYFLTWRDIKVRYKQTVLGAAWAIIQPFFTMVVFSLFFGKLAKVPSDGLPYPIFSYAALVPWAFFANGLGQSANSLVGSANLIKKVYFPRLVIPISAVLSGAVDFVLAFLVLLGMMLFYGIVPTIHVVWLPFFLILSFITALGVGLWLSAMNVQFRDVRYVIPFLTQFWLFATPIAYPSSLLSEQWRTIYGINPMVGVVEGFRWALLGTETAPGPIIVVSTLMAVGILVGGVFYFRRMERTFADVV
- a CDS encoding polysaccharide biosynthesis tyrosine autokinase; this encodes MLENAQYVEKPMMTLRDYVRLVVAGKWWIIVSALCFLSVSAYLTSKKRPVYETATVVMIENRNQTQGVFGMGDFDDSWGMTNEIELIKSRSMAEAVVEELWNSEHRNHLYLFGTREFVTRSEKPKRWFKSVITFGGWDVGKIAVKQFNQPFSEQIAQQYSGAVKGRLTVSHLRYTDLLKIRMRSEDPNEAALLANTVANVYKQKDREFASERTLEMKDFLVDQVGKKEKELALAEDALRDYEEKELVFGLDVQASLLLTQVTQIESRFYSDLAEVSIVRQKRAYTEGQLSEHEKVLAKELLGSINARVFALRTEIAEREAELVRNASLYGEDHEAVNTTRRKIKSLKKRLNEETSLLIAQRMSVADPIEYRQGLITGLLELEGQLAGLKARTSEVGKLVELYNSRLEQLPSKQLQFARLERDRSVLEQTYGLMRARLEETRITEASEAGKVRIIDTAIPLGGPVGPNTKADLLLGLVLGTAFGFGLVLLREHLDNTVKSPEDIERYGLSVWGVVPAIGKSQNGKYGRKSSNSDSETAGNGDRESAKLMRPIIAHEDPKSPVSEAFRGIRTNIAYSKADTKIRSMLLTSPGPQEGKSTIIVNLAITFANLGLKTLLIDSDLRRPTLHRFFGVSRESGLTQYLSGSDQKFDSMVLETEFENLSFVPSGPIPPNPSELLGSERMSHLVAKLEKKWDMVLFDSPPIGAVTDAGIICKEIDSICLAVRSGETDKGALIQSLRTLNQISAPLGGVILNAVTRKAFYKSYYNYYHYYYSDKDKREPRSRLGNTVRRIRKIVRSAV